The Vanessa cardui chromosome 27, ilVanCard2.1, whole genome shotgun sequence region TTAGTTATTAGGGCTGGTGCTCACGTTAGCTCACCTAAAGAAACAATAGTAAGACCATTTGTCCACCGCCGTCTTCGACAAATTCATCTATTTGACCAATACATTTACCCATACCTAACAAATATATACACTTATAAAGAATGtcataaaaacattcaaatacACAGATACTAAAAAAGAAAcacctttatattatttatttataaaaaaaacatctgccATTTcgcataaataaaacaaaagtaattgtatagttactataaaatttatttattaatttttacatttttaattatatttccccACTTTCAATTGAGCACAGATAACGTTTAATTTCAAGAAGTCTGTAATTTCAAATGTTGCCATGTAGAATACATATTAATCAAGTTGCACATCTTCACGATAAGGGGTATAAATTGGGCTTTGTCTACTCATGAATTTCAAGAGGCTGTCAATACTAATTCGATTGTTACTCGGCACTTTCACTGTCATAATCGGACCTAAAATTATATCAAGAATTATACctattatttagaataaattgttaattcttattttagtttatttaattaagaaaaattttattttgaaattaaattttcaatttaaactacTTAGGGTAAAACACCCATTTATTGGCACTTTAAGGGACTATCTCATGAAAACCTTATATAGTTTTCacaatatagaaatttaaacataaaaacttgatttaaactcttttaaaagtattagaAAACCTTTTCCAATAGATTTTATTCTAGATTATGCGGTATGATTTAACATTTTTCGGAATTAAATTATGTTGAGTAAAAAACCAGTCATTGGCACAGAAAATCCCTTCATTGGCAGTGATCATAACCCATTATTGACATATCCTCTATTTTCCTTAATTAAGACagtaagaaacaaataaaaatggtatagtaatgaaaaacattataaaatgactacaatgaacattttaattaaagaacataTATTAGAAACTTTTTTCTCATTACACATGAAAACAAAAGCCACTTAAACATGAAAActgaacattataaatatttataaaaatatcaattataacaaCTGAGATCGTTTTTTATACtatcctatattttttttttacaaatctatataaatcaacattttgaGATCACTATTTTAAGTAACTATGTACAAGGTCAATCATCATCTAATtcagtcaatattttttctatttcgtccgtggtgtatgttttattatgacGACTTCCTTGCATTCTGTTTGTATCAATTAAATCCtgatcattttctttattttcaacaaTGGTTTCAGTATCAAATTTATAGAATTTCTCAGAAAATAGTATTTTAGATATTTCGTCTTtaggtttcttttttgttttggtttgtTTCTTTGGCACCTGTTGTTTCTCTTTTTCTAATTTCTTTCGTTCTCtttcttcttttcttttcttgatCCCTtctgctttttctttttttattctgattttTTCACTTTCTTGTGCTTTCCACTGTTCAGAGGTTAGTACAAACGGAGTTTTTATAGAGTTCTTACGTCCTTTTCTTGTCGGTGTTTTGGGTAATATCAAAATGTCATTTAACTTTACGGGAGTAAGATTTTTCATGGGTATTGTTGAAGGTGTGACAGATGGATTACACTGAtctgaaataatttgtattgactGAACTCTTGTTAAATTCTGATTTTCGGGAGtagtattatgtatttgaaCACTGtggtttattaattcaaaatgatGTTCCTGTGATAAATCTTCAAATAACACGTTGCCTTCATCTGAGGACTCTactaatttttcaaaaacaatttcTTCTGAAATAGGGTGTAACTTAGATTCTTCTGATTCAACTATGCTATTTGGAcaatcgtttataaatatttgcatattttcgatctctaaattattattaaagtcttcaacattatttataagttcTGGTTCTACATCTAGATTTTGCTGTTGATTTGAAGATATATTTGCTGATGAACTAAAGAAATtccagatttttttaattaaaacaattgactCTTCTGATGTTAACTCTCCTTTTTCTATGCAATCAATGTTATTATTGCCtactaatttaacaaaatcttCTTTTGAGAGTAATTTGTCTTTTTCTCGGGTGATGTCAGAAGAGTTGGACATTTTTATGCATTTTGTTCCAAGGCATTTACTGTAATCTACTGCATTTTCATCCCACGGACAAATCCCTGTTGCTCTAAACCCGTTGATAATAGTTTGCGGCTTTATACTTTTTTCTATTGTGTCTTTAAGCAATGGTACAAATTGATTCTTAGTTAGTGCTTGAGATGGATTAGTTCTACGCCATTCTAAAACACTTTTTTGCCATTCTGTTTTTAAAGGCTTAAATGCAGCAACGTCAGCAGGTTGTAAAAGCCTCGTACAATTTGGGTATAAAGCAATTAGAACTATCTGCAAAGATGAACACAGTTCGCTTACATTGTATGTTAAATGAGACTTATGACCGTCTACAAAAAGTATTACAGGAAATTTTGTACCATTTTTGACCAGATGGGGATGTAAGACATTCTtgatataatcaaaaaaaatatcggTATTCATCCATCCATTCTCACTGAGACCCACGCCCCAATCTTCTGgaattttagaagttatttcTGCAGGTAATCTTTTATTTGGAAAAATTACCATTGGTGGAGTAAGCTTTCCAGCTGCACTAAAAGTAAACATTACAGTCAACGAAGTTTTAGCCTGGGCGTGATTAActtcataaacatttttctcTCCTTTCGAACTCAAAACGAGGCCTGTTTTTGGGCACAACACAAAATTTGTTTCATCTCCATTTAACACTCGATCTGGTTCAGAAAGAATGTGaagcaaattattttcaataaagtaGTCGTTAATTTGCCGAAACCATCCCCTGACATCATTTTCTGACACAGTTGAACTGGCAGTTGTAACTGCTTCTGGCGTACGAAAAGCAAGGGTAGGATGTCtggctaaaaataatttaaaccatttCTCGCCATTTTTAAATGAGGACGCCCGATTGGTTTTTTGTAGAAATTGCGAAACACTTTTGATTAAATCGTCTTTTCTTTTTGGGAAGCCTTTTTGGCTACTAACTTTAATCCATTCGACTAAAGCCGCTTCTTCATCGTTATTTAAAACTGTGGGTGGGCCTGGTTTACAGCCATGCTCTGGATTCTTTAATCTAAACTGTATAGTCGAACGCGGCACTTGGAAGGTTCGGGCAGCAAGTTTTTTACTCATTCCCTTAGTAATTTCTACCAGGGCTTTTTGCAAATTTTCTTCGGAATACATCTTCCGCTTTACCTTATTATTCTTTACATTACTTATGGCTTTTGTACGTGGCTTCATTTTGAAGAcaactgaaaatattttctaaatgtaaggattaaaatataaattataaaaaataattgttatggtTGGTaaatctttacatttaataagcaAACTTGTGAACTAAACAtgcataaaaaaatagcaaaaaactAATGTTTTTTGATACTAATTATTGACACTGCTGCCAATTAATGGTTTTCTATGCCATTGGCAGTGGGCCAACatttggaaaaaaatgtttttaacttATGACACGCAATTATTTGAAATCTGAATCgtaagataattaatattaagtatattttgacattaaatatattttttgtttatttacctaaTGTTGGCACAATGCCAATAAGAAGGTTTTACTCATATTATTTGTACCATATATTGGCACAGcaaaaactttacaaaatcggtttaaacaataaaaatcgttattaaaaaaagctaCTTAAACTTCTAAATAATCGTATAAAACAGTAGCTTTAAACAGAACTTGAAAGATTCGCGAACATTATTGAGAATAGTTAACTTCTTACCTTAGCAAAAACACAAatttttgttagtttttttcATTCAAGTCCGAGTACGATAAACAAGTGTTCACCGCGGCGCCATCTTCAAAAAGGGGCAACTTCTGTGTTGCCAGTAGTATAGCACTTTAAAACTACTATTTATtgcacaaaaaaaatacagagttCGGGTACTGGTAaccttattattgataaataactgTAACGTGCCAATAAATTGGTGTAATGCCAACAATAGGTGGTTTTAccctatattatataacttttttgtgATCAATTATTCAACAGAGTGTTgccatacataaaaaaataataatcaaattattaaaaaataaaaaaagttaaaaagaaaACCTCTCGCTATTCCACTAGACATCCTTGATTTAGACCCGCTTGAAGATTgagttatatctttatttacttcCCGCAAGTAATCATTGCTGTTAAGATTATAAAAAGTACTATTACTGCTACTTATAGTATATACTACTACTACCCGCTACTAATACCGGCTTCGCAGATCCATTAAACACGCTAGTAAAGCATCAAGGCGGTATGATTTTTCGACATCTTTATATTTCATCCAAATTATGaaagtttaattaatgataCACCTAaacccaatgatgttctagtaaacagatatgttataaacgcgcaaaaagtgaagactagaaaacgtcctaattgggacgtttgcctttagtcgttttacgtagtaatacgttataatacatcataattacttaataatacgttttgcgtaattaaaacatctagttatccc contains the following coding sequences:
- the LOC124541031 gene encoding uncharacterized protein LOC124541031, which translates into the protein MKPRTKAISNVKNNKVKRKMYSEENLQKALVEITKGMSKKLAARTFQVPRSTIQFRLKNPEHGCKPGPPTVLNNDEEAALVEWIKVSSQKGFPKRKDDLIKSVSQFLQKTNRASSFKNGEKWFKLFLARHPTLAFRTPEAVTTASSTVSENDVRGWFRQINDYFIENNLLHILSEPDRVLNGDETNFVLCPKTGLVLSSKGEKNVYEVNHAQAKTSLTVMFTFSAAGKLTPPMVIFPNKRLPAEITSKIPEDWGVGLSENGWMNTDIFFDYIKNVLHPHLVKNGTKFPVILFVDGHKSHLTYNVSELCSSLQIVLIALYPNCTRLLQPADVAAFKPLKTEWQKSVLEWRRTNPSQALTKNQFVPLLKDTIEKSIKPQTIINGFRATGICPWDENAVDYSKCLGTKCIKMSNSSDITREKDKLLSKEDFVKLVGNNNIDCIEKGELTSEESIVLIKKIWNFFSSSANISSNQQQNLDVEPELINNVEDFNNNLEIENMQIFINDCPNSIVESEESKLHPISEEIVFEKLVESSDEGNVLFEDLSQEHHFELINHSVQIHNTTPENQNLTRVQSIQIISDQCNPSVTPSTIPMKNLTPVKLNDILILPKTPTRKGRKNSIKTPFVLTSEQWKAQESEKIRIKKEKAEGIKKRKEERERKKLEKEKQQVPKKQTKTKKKPKDEISKILFSEKFYKFDTETIVENKENDQDLIDTNRMQGSRHNKTYTTDEIEKILTELDDD